Proteins encoded within one genomic window of Trichoderma asperellum chromosome 2, complete sequence:
- the MPG1 gene encoding mannose-1-phosphate guanyltransferase, whose amino-acid sequence MKGLILVGGFGTRLRPLTLTLPKPLVEFCNKPMIVHQIEALVAAGVTDIVLAVNYRPEIMEKFLAEYEAKYNINIEFSVESEPLDTGGPLKLAESILAKDDSPFFVLNSDVICDYPFKELLDFHKSHGDEGTIVVTKVEEPSKYGVVVHKPNHPSRIDRFVEKPVEFVGNRINAGMYIFNTSVLNRIELRPTSIEKETFPAMVADNQLHSFDLEGFWMDVGQPKDFLSGTCLYLSSLTKKGSKELTPPTESYVHGGNVLIHPTAKIGKNCRIGPNVTIGPDVVVGDGVRLQRCVLLASSKVKDHAWVKSTIVGWNSTVGRWARLENVTVLGDDVTIGDEIYVNGGSVLPHKSIKANVDIPAIIM is encoded by the exons ATGAAGG GACTTATTCTTGTCGGTGGCTTTGGCACTCGCCTTCGCCCTCTC ACCCTGACGCTCCCCAAGCCTCTTGTCGAGTTCTGCAACAAGCCCATGATTGTGCACCAGATCGAGGCTCTCGTTGCCGCCGGTGTTACTGATATTGTCCTCGCCGTCAACTACCGTCCTGAGATTATGGAGAAGTTCCTGGCAGAG TACGAGGCAAAAtacaacatcaacatcgaGTTTTCTGTCGAATCAGAGCCCCTCGACACTGGCGGCCCTCTCAAGCTTGCTGAGAGCATCCTGGCAAAGGACGACTCCCCCTTCTTCGTTCTCAACTCTGACGTCATCTGCGACTATCCTTTCAAGGAGCTGCTGGATTTCCACAAGAGCCACGGTGATGAGGGTACCATTGTGGTTACCAAGGTCGAGGAGCCCTCCAAGTATGGTGTCGTTGTCCACAAGCCCAACCACCCTTCTCGCATCGACCGCTTCGTCGAGAAGCCCGTCGAGTTCGTCGGCAACCGTATCAATGCTGGCATGTACATCTTCAATACCTCCGTCTTGAACCGCATTGAGCTTCGCCCTACTTCGATCGAGAAGGAGACCTTCCCTGCTATGGTTGCTGACAACCAGCTGCACTCCTTCGACCTCGAGGGTTTCTGGATGGATGTTGGACAGCCCAAGGATTTCCTTAGCGGAACTTGCCTGTACCTGTCCTCTCTCACCAAGAAGGGAAGCAAGGAGCTCACTCCCCCCACCGAATCCTACGTTCACGGAGGCAACGTCCTGATTCACCCCACCGCCAAGATCGGAAAGAACTGCAGAATAGGTCCCAATGTCACCATTGGCCCcgacgtcgtcgtcggtgaCGGTGTTCGTCTGCAGCGATGCGTCCTTTTGGCCTCTTCGAAGGTCAAGGACCACGCATGGGTCAAGTCGACGATTGTTGGCTGGAACAGCACCGTCGGCCGCTGGGCCCGTCTCGAGAACGTGACTGTTCTCGGTGACGATGTTACCATTGGCGACGAAATCTATGTTAATGGAGGCAGCGTCCTGCCTCACAAGTCTATCAAGGCCAACGTTGACATTCCCGCCATCATTATGTGA
- a CDS encoding uncharacterized protein (BUSCO:EOG092D2J1E), which yields MTSYFFHIKFELYPTENPAAEERAPDTGSSQDIWLPSDEASIFDDLPAHPRTYRSEAYNIERLDTNRRRSFGASATLDRIAVLGANQKPEIVDGGVPRAPIQNGHKTEPLPKRQTSERANGISSPSTALQPQTTIRDWRFGRINIETVDPSLIYERNMAGEGSKAAAAAGPSAAPTLGPSFSGAGTATKAEFIEFEGKNTEVGWGIVHFYKEGEETPGLYNEDVEEEEAGDTQDCTTLCIPAVPAYMSPSDFLGFLGERWQGDISHCRMVMTSRMSRYLVLLKFRDSKRAKQWRREYDGKIFNSMGSQACHVVFVKSITFERPTRTRGRDYSISSNQAAVSNSLKPFPPPTPNLVELPTCPVCLERMDETNGLMTVPCSHVFHCTCLQSWKGAGCPVCRFTNPSEESDPSNPYSQSFGGSSSNLCSVCDCVDDLWICLICGYVGCGRYKGGHAKDHWKDTAHCFALELETQYVWDYAGDMWVHRLIRDKGDGKVVELPMRSNDTANSEGEEDDVVPRAKLQTIGLEYTHLITSQLESQRAYYEEMINKMVDKASRFSATAEKAAEQASEALEKSRHLEQKLNTLTKETIPQLERDLEREKGKAKKGENLARSLGQALQEEKRINEGLMKRIEHLDGEAATMRKQMEELKTENAELKEMNRDLTMFISGQEKLKEMENEGKIEEGELEGGTMSVPEAKKKTSNRRKGKR from the exons ATGACTTCTTATTTCTTCCACATTAAATTCGAGCTTTATCCAACCGAAAACCCCGCCGCCGAAGAGAGAGCGCCTGACAcaggcagcagccaagataTTTGGCTACCCTCGGACGAAGCCAGCATTTTTGATGACCTTCCCGCGCATCCTCGAACTTATCGCTCCGAGGCATACAATATCGAGAGACTAGATACAAATAGACGAAGATCCTTTGGGGCGTCGGCGACTCTGGACCGCATAGCTGTGCTTGGCGCAAACCAGAAGCCGGAAATCGTAGATGGTGGGGTTCCGCGAGCACCGATTCAGAACGGACACAAAACCGAGCCTTTGCCCAAACGACAGACGTCAGAGCGAGCGAACGGTATCTCATCGCCGTCGACTGCCTTGCAGCCGCAGACCACGATCCGAGACTGGCGATTTGGGCGCATAAATATCGAGACTGTAGATCCTAGCTTAATCTACGAGAGGAACATGGCTGGAGAGGGCAGCAAGGCGGCAGCTGCGGCTGGGCCATCAGCTGCGCCGACTCTGGGGCCATCGTTCAGCGGCGCAGGCACAGCCACCAAGGCCGAATTCATCGAATTCGAGGGGAAGAATACCGAAGTTGGATGGGGCATCGTACACTTCTACAAAGAGGGGGAAGAGACACCTGGACTCTACAATGAGGACgtagaggaggaggaggctggtGATACGCAAGATTGCACCACGCTATGTATCCCTGCTGTTCCTGCTTATATGTCGCCTTCAGACTTTTTGGGATTCTTGGGAGAACGGTGGCAAGGAGATATCAGCCATTGCCGTATGGTTATGACATCACGAATGAGTCGATACCTGGTCTTGCTCAAGTTTCGAGACAGCAAACGGGCGAAACAGTGGAGGCGCGAGTATGATGGCAAGATTTTTAACTCTATGGGG TCTCAGGCCTGCCATGTGGTGTTTGTGAAGAGCATCACGTTTGAAAGACCAACTCGGACAAGGGGCCGTGACTACTCCATCTCATCTAACCAAGCAGCCGTTTCGAATAGCCTGAAGCCTTTCCCTCCTCCGACTCCAAACCTTGTGGAGCTGCCCACATGTCCCGTCTGTCTGGAGAGAATGGACGAAACGAACGGACTGATGACAGTGCCTTGTTCTCATGTTTTCCACTGCACATGTTTGCAAAGCTGGAAAGGAGCGGGATGCCCGGTTTGCCGATTTACAAACCCTTCGGAAGAGAGCGATCCGTCAAATCCATACAGCCAGTCTTTTGGGGGATCGTCTTCCAACTTATGTAGCGTCTGTGATTGTGTCGATGACCTTTGGATTTGCTTGATTTGTGGTTATGTGGGATGCGGTCGGTACAAGGGGGGTCACGCCAAGGATCACTGGAAAGATACGGCACACTGCTTTgctttggagctggagacgcAATACGTGTGGGATTATGCCGGCGACATGTGGGTGCATCGCCTCATCCGCGACAAGGGCGATGGTAAAGTTGTCGAGCTTCCGATGAGAAGTAATGACACAGCGAAtagtgaaggagaagaggatgacgtGGTCCCACGGGCAAAGCTTCAGACAATCGGGCTGGAGTACACTCACTTGATTACAAGTCAACTCGAGTCCCAAAGAGCTTACTATGAGGAAATGATCAACAAAATGGTTGACAAAGCCTCGAGATTTTCCGCCACCGCCGAGAAGGCTGCAGAACAAGCATCTGAAGCCCTGGAGAAATCTAGACATCTGGAACAAAAACTCAATACCCTCACCAAGGAGACCATACCGCAGCTGGAGCGCGATCTCGAGCGAGAGAagggcaaggccaagaagggcgAAAACCTGGCGAGGAGCCTGGGTCAGGCGCTgcaagaggagaagcgaATTAATGAAGGCCTAATGAAGCGCATCGAGCATCTCGACGGCGAAGCGGCCACGATGCGCAAGCAAATGGAGGAGCTGAAGACGGAGAATGCGGAGCTAAAGGAGATGAATCGAGATTTGACAATGTTTATTTCTGGCCAAGAGAAACTtaaagagatggagaatgaGGGAAAGATTGAGGAGGGTGAGCTTGAAGGAGGCACTATGAGTGTTCcggaggcaaagaagaagacgagcaaTAGACGGAAAGGGAAGCGGTAG
- a CDS encoding uncharacterized protein (EggNog:ENOG41) — MTFFHINEMMLAKKQPFTSGAVYELFARVVNFGCADFPPHYQYFQLEDLFGGMPYLSGLILRFWADRSIQQGCSIECEATQFASVTEAEGKCYCVCEPVQDSSAELGWSIYIREIRPVTWETIRSVHAHLRK, encoded by the coding sequence ATGACATTTTTCCATATCAACGAGATGATGCTTGCAAAAAAACAACCCTTCACTAGTGGAGCGGTGTATGAACTCTTTGCGCGAGTCGTCAACTTTGGTTGCGCAGACTTTCCACCGCATTATCAATATTTCCAGTTGGAAGATTTGTTTGGAGGAATGCCCTATTTGAGTGGACTCATTTTGCGTTTCTGGGCCGATCGGAGTATTCAGCAGGGATGCTCTATTGAATGCGAAGCTACACAGTTCGCGAGTGTAACAGAAGCCGAGGGCAAATGCTACTGCGTCTGCGAACCTGTCCAAGACAGCTCAGCTGAGCTTGGCTGGTCGATCTACATTCGCGAAATACGGCCTGTCACCTGGGAAACTATTCGAAGTGTCCATGCCCACCTTAGAAAATAA
- a CDS encoding uncharacterized protein (EggNog:ENOG41), producing MTLDFNVNGGGDALLDLTFEQQQRDRAAAYTYSTTTTAHSSPGPSSHLVAAIGSWPLPVDMNAGSAINSPQGARGSSPEEYHPNSPLSHISSPHSHPSPVQHSPYQQATNPLTDWALHHHQQQAAQHHQALAGHDMSHYIQESTLVNYNAYPSYQPNPIDYLPPTTQAAMQTHLLESPFSSMPPLDDTAHAMHWGGAGMGNWQDFQNTLQLDGLQTVGSNSPTGTYLEVLSLPSSSSGDGWAVVDWGNPGHELFQPTPSAAIFNPSQTLHLRTNSGSSDGGHSNELSNFEEVQSFPSPYSADSDGHTDHRNCYSADGHHHGHDGHHHHHHHHHSPVAAVAPVPIKAEASVRHSPGSGAGSVSPSSSSTTSRRSTGIRKSPIAKAPKPVVRRISNGKKDGNTEKKVGRRKGPLLPEQRKQASEIRKLRACLRCKFLKKTCDKGEPCAGCQPSHARLWQVPCTRIDIKDIGYFMKDWKADYERHMDRGVSVYNVKGFAQKETLMWITHGYGFALPVMVREVFVADDSCFSVEWVESYVATNDTIDFETRTEKLDVGAEGIRLDALSEYLDKHIEGPFEDFIDDHFEGTPFITEILKTAHRYYVKEKMPVIRKALKLVLAYNLTMHITMVESQGSEMPLDGQIDDEDSKYYGRTVAPVMINFQIKCALADMWRELQRDILEELSALYSGVYSGEKMKNWPTIFLLASILLAVWEEMQFDCHYRVPDPVAVNKFCNDMETTPVGVIVGLFHAISQKLPAFTDWDTRQHGHLLHNNVAVCDAMTEVRQHVIKHEAYLRTRREAKFDRYDFDSLSNKFLSKLVIRAN from the exons ATGACCCTCGACTTCAATGTCAACGGCGGGGGCGATGCCTTACTCGATTTGACCTTTGAACAGCAACAGCGGGACCGGGCAGCTGCCTACACCTATTCTACAACCACCACAGCTCACTCGAGTCCAGGgccatcatctcatctcgtcgCGGCAATAGGCTCCTGGCCGCTACCCGTCGACATGAACGCCGGCAGCGCCATCAACTCTCCCCAGGGAGCTCGAGGCAGCTCTCCGGAGGAATATCACCCAAACTCGCCTCTCTCGCACATATCCAGCCCTCACAGCCACCCTTCGCCGGTCCAGCACTCGCCTTACCAGCAAGCGACGAACCCTCTGACCGACTGGGctcttcaccaccaccagcaacagGCTGCTCAGCACCACCAGGCTTTGGCCGGCCATGACATGTCACACTATATCCAGGAATCCACGCTGGTGAATTACAATGCGTACCCGAGCTACCAGCCAAATCCTATCGACTACCTACCGCCGACCACACAGGCTGCCATGCAGACCCATTTGCTAGAATCACCGTTTAGCTCGATGCCTCCTCTGGATGATACCGCACACGCAATGCACTGGGGAGGCGCAGGGATGGGAAATTGGCAGGACTTTCAAAACACTCTGCAGCTAGACGGATTGCAGACTGTTGGCAGCAATTCCCCCACCGGAACCTATCTTGAGGTTCTTTCACtgccatcctcctcctctggcGATGGATGGGCAGTGGTAGACTGGGGAAATCCTGGTCATGAGCTGTTTCAACCTACTCCGAGTGCTGCCATCTTCAACCCATCGCAGACCCTGCACTTGAGAACCAACTCTGGTTCTTCTGACGGTGGCCACTCGAATGAACTGAGCAACTTTGAGGAAGTCCAGTCTTTCCCCTCACCCTACTCAGCAGATTCCGATGGCCACACCGACCATCGAAATTGCTATTCTGCTGAtggccatcatcatggccatgacggccaccaccaccaccatcaccaccaccacagcccTGTGGCGGCAGTTGCCCCAGTTCCCATCAAGGCCGAGGCTTCCGTCCGTCATAGCCCTGGCAGTGGAGCAGGCTCAGTGTCTCCCTCTTCATCTAGCACAACTTCAAGGAGGAGCACGGGTATTCGCAAGAGCCCAATTGCCAAAGCTCCCAAGCCAGTTGTTAGACGTATTTCCAACGGAAAGAAAGACGGAAATACCGAGAAGAAGGTGGGCCGCAGAAAGGGTCCTCTTTTGCCAGAGCAGCGAAAGCAAGCCAGCGAGATAAGAAAGCTGCGCGCTTGCCTGCGATGCAAATTCCTTAAGAAGACTTGCGATAAGGGAGAGCCTTGTGCTGGATGCCAGCCGTCTCACGCTCGCCTCTGGCAGGTTCCCTGCACGCGAATTGACATCAAGGACATTGGTTACTTCATGAAGGACTGGAAGGCTGACTATGAGAGGCACATGGACCGTGGAGTGTCTGTCTACAATGTCAAGGGCTTTGCTCAAAAGGAAACCCTCATGTGGATCACCCACGGCTACGGCTTTGCCCTGCCCGTCATGGTTCGCGAGGTCTTCGTTGCTGATGACAGCTGCTTCTCCGTTGAGTGGGTCGAGTCGTATGTCGCTACTAACGACACGATCGACTTTGAGACCCGCACCGAGAAGCTCGACGTCGGTGCCGAGGGAATCCGCCTTGATGCTCTTTCTGAGTACCTGGACAAGCACATTGAAGGTCCCTTTGAAGACTTCATTGATGACCACTTTGAGGGCACTCCCTTCATCACTGAGATCCTCAAGACTGCCCACCGCTACTACgtcaaggagaagatgccCGTCATCCGAAAGGCCCTTAAGTTGGTCCTTGCCTACAACTTGACTATGCACATCACCATGGTTGAGAGCCAGGGATCTGAGATGCCCCTTGACGGCCAGATCGACGACGAGGACTCCAAGTACTACGGCCGTACCGTTGCGCCTGTCATGATCAACTTCCAGATTAAGTGTGCCCTGGCTGACATGTGGCGCGAGCTCCAGAGGGACATCCTGGAAGAGCTCTCTGCCTTGTACTCTGGTGTCTACAGCggcgagaagatgaagaactgGCCTaccatcttcctcttggcctccatcctcctcgccgTGTGGGAAGAGATGCAGTTCGACTGCCACTACCGCGTCCCTGACCCTGTGGCGGTGAACAAGTTCTGCAACGACATGGAAACCACCCCTGTTGGCGTTATTGTGGGTCTCTTCCACGCCATCTCTCAGAAGCTTCCCGCCTTCACCGACTGGGACACCCGTCAGCACGGCCACCTGCTTCACAACAATGTTGCGGTCTGTGATGCCATGACCGAAGTACGACAGCATGTCATCAAGCATG AGGCCTACCTGCGAACCCGAAGAGAGGCCAAGTTTGATCGCTATGACTTCGATTCGCTTTCAAACAAGTTCCTGTCAAAGCTTGTTATTCGGGCTAACTAA
- a CDS encoding uncharacterized protein (EggNog:ENOG41), with product MGGFYMQYLESLCRRRGWTDPSYECYRDPNGFTCLVLVNGREYQTDLAYESDLLAQENAAMRAFMVCRNFSVNGGMLARNGIVQGLPANADTRRKSRPTSSRDSNERHGRRSGTHSSSSSTASFE from the exons ATGGGTGGCTTTTACATGCAGTACCTAGAGA GCCTCTGCCGGCGCCGAGGATGGACAGACCCCTCGTACGAGTGTTACCGTGATCCGAATGGCTTTACTTGCCTTGTCCTGGTCAACGGACGCGAGTACCAGACCGACTTGGCGTATGAGTCTGATTTGCTGGCTCAAGAGAACGCAGCCATGCGCGCGTTCATGGTTTGCCGCAACTTTTCCGTCAACGGCGGCATGCTTGCCCGCAATGGTATTGTCCAAGGGCTCCCGGCCAATGCTGATACCCGCCGCAAGAGCCGCCCTACATCCTCTAGAGACAGCAACGAACGTCACGGTCGTCGCTCTGGCACTCACTCGAGCAGCAGTTCCACTGCCTCCTTTGAATAG